The Catellatospora citrea DNA segment GACCGTGAGCCGGCTCGCGGCGGTGCTGCGTACCAACAAGGGCAATGTGGCGCACCACCTGAAGGTGCTCGTGGACGCCGGGTTGGTGCGGCCCGCCGGCACCCGCACCGTGCGCGGCGGCACCGAGCAGTACTACGCCCGCCCCGCCCGCGCGCTGCACTACACCGGCCCCGGCGCCGCGGAGAACACGGCGGTCGCGTTCCAGGCGCTCGGCGCGGAGATCGCCGCGGCCGCGCCCGACCCGTTCCTGGTGCTGCGCCAACTGCGACTGACCGCCGACCAGGTACGCGATCTCACCGCGACCCTGACCACCCTGGCCGAGGACACTCCTGACGCCGGAGACGACGGCACACGGTACGGCCTGCTGCTCGGCCTCTACCGACCGCACGATCCGGACGGTCCATCTGATTGATCGACGATCTCTTCATCAGCGTTTTCTCAGCTTGGCGCAGTTGAGGTGGGCAGAACGCGTAAGGAGAGGTGGTCGTCTACATGAGCGCACAATGGCGTGAGCGGTTGCGGACGGACGTGCCCGCGTCCCTGGTCGTGGTGCTGGTGGCCCTGCCGCTGTCGCTGGGCATCGCGGTGGCGTCGGGCGCCCCGGTCATAGCGGGGCTGGTCAGCGCGGTGATCGGCGGCATCGTCGCCGGCGCGCTGGGCGGGTCGGTGGTGCAGGTCAGCGGCCCGGC contains these protein-coding regions:
- a CDS encoding ArsR/SmtB family transcription factor, which gives rise to MTPRDTGPADRATPPPDPAEHETVMQVNAAEHYKALAHPMRHRLLFALERPATVSRLAAVLRTNKGNVAHHLKVLVDAGLVRPAGTRTVRGGTEQYYARPARALHYTGPGAAENTAVAFQALGAEIAAAAPDPFLVLRQLRLTADQVRDLTATLTTLAEDTPDAGDDGTRYGLLLGLYRPHDPDGPSD